A genome region from Hevea brasiliensis isolate MT/VB/25A 57/8 chromosome 7, ASM3005281v1, whole genome shotgun sequence includes the following:
- the LOC110663186 gene encoding 50S ribosomal protein L6, chloroplastic isoform X1, translating into MASSISSSFQTSNLRSVFLGERNGICVPIVPITRIGFLRKTIECKESRIGKQPISVPSNVTITLDGRDLKVKGPLGELSRTHPREVKLERDENGTIRVKKALDTRRANQMHGLFRTLTDNMVVGVSKGFEKRLQLVGVGYRATVEGKDLVLSLGFSHPVRMEIPSDLKVKVEENTRIIISGYDKCNIGQFAASVRKWRPPEPYKGKGVRYANEVIRLKEGKAGKKK; encoded by the exons ATGGCTTCTTCAATTAGCTCTTCTTTTCAAACCAG CAATCTGAGATCTGTATTTTTGGGTGAGAGAAATGGAATTTGTGTACCAATTGTTCCTATAACCCGTATTGGGTTCCTGAGGAAGACTATAGAATGTAAGGAGTCACGAATCGGGAAGCAACCAATTTCAGTGCCTTCCAATGTGACAATCACACTGGATGGCCGAGATCTAAAAGTGAAGGGTCCTTTGGGGGAACTTTCAAGAACTCATCCTCGAGAGGTGAAGCTTGAGAGAGATGAGAATGGAACTATTCGTGTTAAAAAGGCATTGGACACAAGAAGAGCCAACCAAATGCATGGACTTTTCAG GACACTTACAGACAACATGGTGGTGGGAGTATCAAAAGGGTTTGAGAAGAGACTTCAGCTAGTTGGCGTTGGGTATCGTGCAACAGTAGAAGGAAAAGACTTGGTGTTAAGTCTGGGATTTTCTCATCCAGTTAGAATGGAAATACCTAGTGACCTAAAAGTGAAGGTGGAAGAGAACACGAGGATCATTATTAGTGGATATGACAAGTGTAACATTGGCCAGTTTGCTGCTTCGGTTAGGAAATGGAGGCCTCCTGAACCATATAAAGGTAAAGGTGTGAGGTATGCCAATGAAGTTATAAGATTAAAGGAAGGGAAAGCAGGGAAGAAGAAGTAA
- the LOC110663186 gene encoding 50S ribosomal protein L6, chloroplastic isoform X2, with translation MILHINLRSVFLGERNGICVPIVPITRIGFLRKTIECKESRIGKQPISVPSNVTITLDGRDLKVKGPLGELSRTHPREVKLERDENGTIRVKKALDTRRANQMHGLFRTLTDNMVVGVSKGFEKRLQLVGVGYRATVEGKDLVLSLGFSHPVRMEIPSDLKVKVEENTRIIISGYDKCNIGQFAASVRKWRPPEPYKGKGVRYANEVIRLKEGKAGKKK, from the exons ATGATCTTGCATAT CAATCTGAGATCTGTATTTTTGGGTGAGAGAAATGGAATTTGTGTACCAATTGTTCCTATAACCCGTATTGGGTTCCTGAGGAAGACTATAGAATGTAAGGAGTCACGAATCGGGAAGCAACCAATTTCAGTGCCTTCCAATGTGACAATCACACTGGATGGCCGAGATCTAAAAGTGAAGGGTCCTTTGGGGGAACTTTCAAGAACTCATCCTCGAGAGGTGAAGCTTGAGAGAGATGAGAATGGAACTATTCGTGTTAAAAAGGCATTGGACACAAGAAGAGCCAACCAAATGCATGGACTTTTCAG GACACTTACAGACAACATGGTGGTGGGAGTATCAAAAGGGTTTGAGAAGAGACTTCAGCTAGTTGGCGTTGGGTATCGTGCAACAGTAGAAGGAAAAGACTTGGTGTTAAGTCTGGGATTTTCTCATCCAGTTAGAATGGAAATACCTAGTGACCTAAAAGTGAAGGTGGAAGAGAACACGAGGATCATTATTAGTGGATATGACAAGTGTAACATTGGCCAGTTTGCTGCTTCGGTTAGGAAATGGAGGCCTCCTGAACCATATAAAGGTAAAGGTGTGAGGTATGCCAATGAAGTTATAAGATTAAAGGAAGGGAAAGCAGGGAAGAAGAAGTAA